The following coding sequences are from one Nicotiana tomentosiformis chromosome 3, ASM39032v3, whole genome shotgun sequence window:
- the LOC138907307 gene encoding uncharacterized protein, producing the protein MENQVIVGALFQEGTSQVRPPYFNGQHFSYWKVHMKIYAKSYDVKVWCVIKKGNYPLPAAAQPSADPEDIDEYTDEQMAVVQVNAKARNLLYNAISGEEYEKISSCDTAKEIWDKLEVTYEGTSKGKETHTHMLVHDYELFQMKEGESIEEMFARFSKIINDLKAFGKPYSSGDQVRKILRILPTTW; encoded by the coding sequence atggaAAATCAAGTAATTGTTGGAGCACTCTTTCAAGAAGGAACATCGCAAGTTAGGCCACCATATTTCAATGGACAACACTTTTCTTACTGGAAAGTGCATATGAAAATATATGCAAAATCCTATGATGTCAAAGTATGGTGCGTTATCAAAAAGGGGAACTATCCACTACCAGCAGCAGCTCAACCATCTGCTGATCCAGAAGATATAGATGAGTACACAGATGAGCAAATGGCAGTTGTTCAGGTTAATGCTAAGGCACGAAATTTACTCTATAATGCTATAAGTGGAGAGGAATATGAGAAAATCTCAAGTTGTGATACAGCTAAAGAAATATGGGATAAACTGGAAGTTACGTATGAAGGAACCAGCAAAGGGAAAGAAACTCACACTCACATGTTGGTTCATGACTATGAACTCTTCCAGATGAAAGAAGGAGAATCCATTGAGGAAATGTTTGCAAGGTTCAGCAAAATCATTAACGATCTAAAAGCTTTTGGTAAACCATACTCAAGTGGTGATCAAGTTCGGAAAATTCTAAGGATTCTACCTACCACTTGGTAG